In a genomic window of Taeniopygia guttata chromosome 13, bTaeGut7.mat, whole genome shotgun sequence:
- the SMIM33 gene encoding small integral membrane protein 33 yields the protein MNASVAGSQLRQPEPQDVAAFTPVSIVKSVSKKSDALPVISVIVVLFVLLAVCIVLAVHYGPQLRTVQATLQQEPTAPHMDSVILTDWRRLDGHGRMDSAAVTCHCSCNHHLPHGTAEPNVIEITYL from the coding sequence ATGAACGCCTCGGTGGCCGGCAGCCAGCTGAGACAGCCCGAGCCCCAGGACGTGGCCGCCTTCACTCCCGTCTCCATCGTCAAGAGCGTGAGCAAGAAATCGGACGCGCTGCCCGTGATCTCGGTGATCGTGGTGCTGTTCGTGCTGCTGGCCGTGTGCATCGTGCTGGCGGTGCATTACGGGCCGCAGCTGCGCACGGTGCAGGCCAcgctgcagcaggagcccacGGCCCCACACATGGACAGCGTGATCCTCACGGACTGGAGGCGCCTGGATGGCCACGGGAGGATGGACTCGGCTGCAGTGACCTGCCACTGCTCCTGCAACCACCACCTTCCCCACGGCACGGCTGAGCCCAATGTCATCGAGATCACCTACCTGTGA
- the PCDH12 gene encoding protocadherin-12, which yields MARRCGGAEDSAGMRWPAGQPGAARRGRGGSAGSVLGMSRSALRLPALWWWYLFLSADAQEVATFTVQYRVLEEVPPGTVIGSLAEHFEGGESGEAAETFQLMETPGRFPLHVGSGDGVLSTAGRVDREQLCRHSGPCWVSFNVLAAQNPALIHLEVQVVDVNDNAPRFPTPELELEISESASLRTRIPLDRALDADTGPNALCSYALSPSEHFALEVVPSSDGTRHAELVVVKEVDRELHSSFSLVLTATDHGDPPKSGTALIKIIVLDSNDNSPVFAESSLMVEVREDAQPGTLLVTVTATDPDQGPNGEIEYSLSRHAPPEVLSTFSIDARTGSILLRLPLDYEETHTYELDVQARDLGANPIPAHCKVLVRVLDVNDNAPDVHVTWAAREPVLSEALPKDSFVALVTASDPDSGTNGQVLCSLSQGYEHFRLKRTNSHSFALLTNASLDRERRAEYNLTLVVRDMGDLSLAVLKHLTICISDVNDNAPAFEKAAYEAAVDENSEAPSFLLTVRATDPDLGSNGKVTYRILDPSALGLVSVDPITGDVFALQAFDYEQVRSLEFLVTAEDGGHPKLASNISIRLAVLDRNDNAPIITTPVLVGGVATLSVLVNVDTGCCWVVPGNGSTQGAAAVTNATLVSCPANPFLFTITARDVDSGINGALRYDLVGGDDAGLFILDPFLGQVSLNASNASSLAGSQRELLVRVSDQGDTPLHTLARLRLLFRRHGAFSKMSAQDPGWPSLSVVLLICLAALLGGCVLLLALTLSLRKKDKKDGMAYNCREAEDARRQQQLKKPHRQIQKADIHLVPLLRGRPRDPKPPRACQEEQPGTGSPASPQAPLHLTPTLYRTLRNQRTQKCSEEQQGTFELPVLQRRPCQPHRPKPAVKEAVGAPEAPLHGQSLVKPPMGEPRVPGGQPGGVGTPRQPQPHQQILRSLVRLSLVALAEQSPTGEFAMESPPVQQISQLLSLLHQGQFQPKTNYRGNKYTAKNGSRAAGLDTGLDTDTGLDTDCLSTKDSGHGESEAGDRDSDSAFELSVQQLVGEELETLLEPQAELALKRLTAADPEWVARLSLPLTSSYKENIFCPDSPCSPEDEEAARQDKPRTFETFGKGSDPGGGGTRLASTFLSEMSSLFEMILSQKVQAHGEAGAGLLRQLSARGHSLGLGDAAPGL from the exons ATGGCGAGGCGCTGCGGTGGCGCTGAGGACTCTGCGGGGATGCGGTGGCCGGCGGGACAGCccggggcagcgcggcggggccgcgggggctCTGCCGGCAGCGTGCTGGGGATGAGCCGCTCGGCGCTGCGGCTGCCGGCGCTCTGGTGGTGGTACCTGTTCCTGAGCGCCGATGCCCAGGAGGTGGCCACGTTCACGGTGCAGTACCGGGTGCTGGAGGAGGTGCCCCCGGGAACTGTCATAGGGAGCCTGGCTGAACACTTCGAGGGTGGCGAGAGCGGCGAGGCGGCCGAGACATTCCAGCTGATGGAGACCCCCGGGAGGTTCCCGCTGCATGTGGGCAGTGGGGATGGGGTGCTCAGCACGGCTGGGCGGGtggacagggagcagctgtgccgCCACAGTGGTCCCTGCTGGGTGTCCTTCAACGTGCTGGCCGCCCAGAACCCAGCCCTGATCCACCTGGAGGTTCAGGTGGTGGACGTCAACGACAACGCGCCGCGGTTCCCCACGCccgagctggagctggagatcTCAGAGAGCGCGTCCCTGCGGACGCGGATCCCGCTGGATCGAGCCCTGGATGCTGACACTGGCCCCAACGCCCTCTGCTCCTACGCCCTCTCCCCCAGCGAGCACTTTGCTCTGGAGGTGGTTCCCAGCTCTGATGGGACGAGGCACGCGGAGCTTGTTGTGGTTAAGGAGGTGGACCGGGAGCTGCACTCCTCCTTCAGCCTTGTGCTGACAGCCACTGATCACGGGGATCCACCAAAATCAGGTACTGCTTTGATTAAAATCATTGTCCTCGACTCCAATGACAACAGCCCCGTGTTTGCAGAGAGCTCCCTGATGGTGGAGGTTCGGGAGGATGCCCAGCCCGGGACCCTCCTCGTGACGGTCACGGCCACTGACCCCGACCAGGGTCCCAACGGGGAGATCGAGTACAGCCTGAGCAGGCACGCACCTCCCGAGGTGCTGAGCACCTTCAGCATCGACGCCCGCACGGGCAGCATCCTCCTGAGGCTCCCTCTGGACTACGAGGAGACCCACACCTATGAGCTGGATGTGCAGGCACGGGACCTGGGCGccaaccccatcccagcacACTGCAAGGTCCTGGTCAGGGTCCTGGACGTCAATGACAACGCTCCCGATGTCCACGTCACCTGGGCCGCGCGGGAGCCCGTGCTGTCCGAGGCCCTCCCCAAGGACAGCTTTGTGGCCCTGGTGACAGCCAGCGACCCCGACTCGGGAACCAACGGGCAAGTGCTCTGCTCCCTCAGCCAGGGCTACGAGCACTTCAGGCTGAAGAGGACCAACAGCCACAGCTTCGCGCTGCTGACCAATGCCTCGCTGGACCGCGAGCGGCGCGCTGAGTACAACCTGACGCTGGTGGTGCGGGACATGGGGGACCTGTCCCTGGCCGTGCTGAAACACCTCACCATCTGCATCAGCGATGTCAACGACAATGCTCCAGCCTTCGAGAAGGCCGCCTATGAGGCTGCTGTTGATGAGAACAGTGAAGCACCTTCCTTCCTGCTCACCGTCCGTGCCACTGACCCTGACCTGGGCTCCAACGGGAAAGTCACCTACAGGATCCTGGACCCCTCTGCTTTGGGGCTGGTCTCAGTCGATCCCATCACTGGAGACGTTTTTGCCCTCCAAGCTTTTGATTATGAGCAGGTGAGGAGCCTGGAGTTCCTGGTGACAGCAGAGGATGGAGGGCATCCCAAGCTGGCATCCAACATCTCCATCAGGCTGGCTGTGCTTGATCGGAATGACAACGCACCCATCATCACCACGCCAGTGCTGGTGGGAGGGGTGGCCACGCTGTCTGTCCTGGTCAATGTGGACACCGGCTGCTGCTGGGTGGTCCCCGGGAATGGGAGCACCCAGGGGGCTGCGGCAGTGACCAATGCCACACTCGTGTCGTGCCCTGCCAACCCCTTCCTCTTCACCATCACGGCCAGGGATGTGGACTCTGGCATCAATGGGGCTCTCCGCTATGACCTGGTGGGTGGGGATGATGCCGGGCTCTTCATCCTGGACCCCTTCCTGGGGCAGGTGTCCCTCAATGCCAGCaatgccagcagcctggccGGCAGCCAGCGGGAGCTGCTGGTCCGGGTGAGTGACCAGGGGGACACCCCCCTGCACACCCTGGCGCGGCTCCGCTTGCTGTTCCGGCGGCACGGGGCCTTCTCCAAGATGTCAGCGCAGGATCCCGGCTGGCCCAGCCTCTCCGTGGTGCTGCTGATCTGCCTGGCCGCTCTCCTGGGCGGCTGCGTGTTGCTGCTGGCGCTGACCCTGTCCCTGCGCAAGAAGGACAAGAAGGACGGCATGGCCTACAACTGCCGGGAGGCGGAGGACGCccgcaggcagcagcagctcaagaagCCGCACAGGCAGATCCAGAAGGCCGACATCCACCTGGTGCCGCTGCTCCGGGGccgcccccgggaccccaaaccccctcgggcctgccaggaggagcagcccggcacaggcagccctgcatCCCCACAGGCTCCCCTCCACCTCACCCCCACTCTCTACAGGACACTGAGGAATCAGAGGACACAAAAATgctcagaggagcagcagggcaccTTCGAGCTGCCCGTCCTGCAGCGccggccctgccagccccacagaccCAAGCCCGCGGTGAAGGAGGCCGTGGGCGCCCCGGAGGCACCGCTGCATGGCCAGAGCTTGGTGAAGCCACCCATGGGAGAGCCCCGGGTGCCAGGCGGGCAGCCCGGGGGTGTGGGGACacccaggcagccccagccccaccagcagaTCCTCAGGAGCCTGGTGCGGCTGTCGCTGGTGGCCCTGGCGGAGCAGAGCCCCACCGGCGAGTTCGCCATGGAGTCGCCCCCAGTGCAG CAAAtctcccagctgctctccctgctgcaccAGGGCCAGTTCCAGCCCAAAACAAACTACAGGGGAAACAAGTACACGGCCAAGAACGGCAGCAG ggctgcagggctggacaCGGGGCtggacacggacacggggctGGACACGGACTGCCTGAGCACCAAGGACAGCGGGCACGGCGAGAGTGAGGCGGGGGACCGTGATTCCGACAGTGCCTTCGAGCTCTCCGTGCAGCAGCTCgtgggagaggagctggagaccctcctggagccACAGGCAG agctggcCCTCAAGAGGCTGACAGCTGCAGACCCAGAGTGGGTGGCccggctgtccctgcccctcaCCAGCAGCTACAAGGAGAACATCTTCTGCCCCGACTCGCCGTGCTCCCCCGAGGATGAGGAGGCTGCGAGGCAGGACAAACCGAGGACCTTTGAGACCTTTGGCAAAGGTTCTGACCCCGGTGGCGGTGGGACGAGGCTGGCCAGCACCTTCCTGTCGGAGATGAGCAGCCTGTTTGAGATGATCCTGTCCCAGAAGGTGCAGGCGCACGGCGAGGCGGGCGCGGGGCTGCTGCGGCAGCTGTCGGCCCGCGGGCACAGCCTGGGCCTGGGGgatgctgctccagggctgtaG